The Cumulibacter manganitolerans genome contains the following window.
AGCATGACTAGTGCGCTGGCCGCGATGACGTGTGCTGGTGTCTTGCTCATCCGGCGAGGTCCTCTCGGTCGGTGTCGCGCTTGGCGGTGGTGTCGAGTGCTTCGGCGATCTCGGCGGCGAGGCGGTCGAAGTAGACCGGCGCGATCCGGTTCTGGCGGTCGCGGGCGATGCATTCGCCTTTGGCGAGGCGTTGTTGCCCGGCGATGAACTGCGGGTCGGCCTCGCGCCCGAGCAGGCGGGCTTGTGCTTCGGCTTCTTCGGGACGCTGGACGTGGAACGCCAGCACGCAGCTGAGCTGGTCGGCCAGCCCGTCGATCCCTTCGAGCTCGAGGCAGGCCTGGGTGTCGAGGATCTGCGAGGTGTCCAGGGCGCGGCCCATGAGCGCGACCTCTTTGACCATGCTTTTGCCGACGTCATACGCGGTGATGCGGTGCAGCTCGGGCAGCGCGACGACCTTGGGGATGCCTTTGACGCGGTTGGCCATATAGGTGGCGTAGATGAACGTGGCGCGCAGCAGCGTCATGGTGAGCCGGTTGGAGGGCGTCCATTCATCGCGGTGCGCGTCCCGGTTGGGCAGGAACTCCCCGGGGAAGCGCATGTACACCAGGCCCGGCTCGGTGGGCAGCGCGTGCCGCTGCGCGGCGGGGCGGCCGGCGACGGGCCGGAACGCGGGGTCGGTGCTGAGGTCGCGCAGCTCGCTGCCGAGGGCCTGCGCGGCGGGGTCGGTGCTGTGCCGCAGCACCTCGATGACCTGGTAGGTCGAGCGGTCCGCCGCCTCGGGGTAGTCGGCGACGGTCTGCACGGCGCGGCGGATCAGCGGCTCGGAGGCATCGGCGAGGCTACGGCGCAGCGCCATCAGCAGCAGGTCGATGACGGCCTGCTCGGCGCTCATCCCGGACTTCGCCCCGACGGGCATGTACCCGAACGGGCACATCGAGCCGCTGGTGACCGCGTCGGCCTCCAGCGCGAGCGTGGGGATGTCGAACATCCTCGCGACCTCGACGCAGCCAGGCAGGTCGCCTTTCATGTCCAGCAGGAACACCCACGCGCCGTAGCGGGCCTCGGCGATCGCGGTCAGCATCAGCGCCGTGCTCTTCCCGGACCCGGTCTGCCCCAGGAACGCCGACGTGACGGGCTGGCCCAGCTGCGCTGAGTCGGTGAACCGCGCCCGGTACGGGCCGGGCGTGGAGCCGATGTTCTGCCCCAGCAGCGGCCCGGAGTCCTCCCCGACCGCCGACCCGCCGTGAAACCACGAACCCACGAGCGTGCCCAGGGGCCGGAACTGCGCGAAGTCGCCCACGCGCAGCCGGTCGCCGAGGACGGTGGAGCGCCACAGCTCGCCCTGCAGGTTCTCCGCCGGCCACAGCTCGATCCGCCGGGCGGAGTAGGCGTCCAGGGTCTGCTGGGTGCGCCGCTCCAGCGCCTCGAGGGTGTCGGCCTCGAGGAGCCAGATGGGGTTGTCCTCGACCATCGAGACCGAGCCGTCGCTGAGCTCCGCCTGGCGCTGCATGAGCGCCTCGCGGGCCTCCAGGATCGCCTCGGGGGGTTCTTCGGCGACACCGTGCGCGGCCTCGCGGCCCTGTTCTTTCAGCAGCTTCAGCGCGTTGCTGATCCGCCGGTGGGCGCGGGCGGCGCTGAGGCTGCGGCCGCGGATGGACACCTCCAGGGGGTAGCTGGTGGCGTCGGGGTCGTCCTCGACGCTGACCAGGTCGCGCAGCCACTCCCCGCCGGGCAGCGTCATGCTCGAGGCGGGGAAGCCGGTGACGGTGCTGGTCAGGGCGCGCAGGAACCGCACCCCGTCGTCGGTCTGGATCCGCAGGTGGTCCGGGTGCACGTGTACCTCCCCCGAGCGCAGCCGCGCCAGCTGCCCCGCGCCGGCCAGCGGCCCGTCGGGCAGCCAGGCGACGGTGCGGCGCAGGTCGCGGCGCAGCGCCCACGCCAGCTCGGTGACCGTGGACGGGTACGCGGCGAAGCTGGTCGCGGCCATGCGGGCGTGCCACTTCGCCGCGAGCGGGGCGAGCTCGTCCAGGCGCGCGGCCGCGTCCCGGGTGGTGTCCGAGGACGCCAGCACCCGCGAGCTGACCGAGCGGCGCGCGGCCGGGTCATCTAGGCGCACCCCGAGCAGCACCTGGCGCCGCGGCAGGTTGAGGCGGTCCAGGCGGGTGGCCTGCACCCGCAGGTACTCCTCCGCGCCGGGTGGGATTCCGTGGGCCCATTTCGCGGCCTCGCGGGCGTAGTGCTCGGCGCCGCTGTAGCGGCTCCACTGCACCTTGATGTGCCACTCGACGTCCTTGGGCAGCACCTGGCGCAGGTCCGCGGCGCCTTCGGCGGTGAGGCTGCGCAGCCGCTCGGCGCCGAGCTCGTCGGTGCTGCGGGTGGGCAGGGTGCACCACGCCCACCCTCCCCCCGGCCCGGTGCTCAGGCCACGGGTGAGCGCGCTCGGGGTGCTCAGCGGGCCGCCGTCGCGGCGGGCGGAGCGGAACAGGCTCATCATGCCGCCGCACCCCGCGGTTCGAGGACACTCGGCGGTTCGAGGACACTCCGTGGTTCGAGGATGAGGAACTCCGCGGTGAGGACCTCACCGGGATCGGGCCGGGCGGTCTCGGCATTGAGGATGCGGTGGCGGTGCCGCTGGGTGCGGAACGCGGCCGCGTCCAGGAGCCCGGCGAGCCCGACCCGGCCGCTGTGGTCGCGGCGCACGCACCGCCCGATCAGCAGCAGCGGCGGCAGCGCCCACACAAACAGCCACGGCGCCGGCAGGACCGGCACGCCCAGCAGCCACATCAGCGCCACCCACGGGGCGAGGATGAGCGCGCCGACCTTCAGGCTGCTGCGCGGGACGCCTTCGCCGAGGTCGATGTTCAGCAGCCGGTACTGCCGCGACTCGATCCGCACGTGCGCGGTGTCCGTGGGCATCGGGTAGCTCATGCGGTCAGGCCGTCCGCGATGTCCTTGATGATGCTCAGCGCGGTGTCGGGGAAGAACACGAAGATCGCGACCACGACGGCGACCACGACCTCACCGACCATCTTGCCCCAGTCGCTTTTGGTCCAGTGGTTGAAGATCCGCACCACCAGCACGATCAGGAACGCCACCCCGAGCACGCCCAGGATGACCGACTTCAAACCTTCCAGGGTGATGCTCGCTGCCATAGTGTCCATCGCTGCTGTCTCCTTCTTTACTTGTCCGGTCGGGTCGGCTCGAGCACGCCGATGTGCTCCAGCTGCGGTGCGGATGAGCCGGCGCCGCGCAGACGCAGCCCGTACGTCTGGGTCACGGTGGCGGTGGTGCCGGCGAGGGTCCACTCGACGTCCGCGGCGAGGGTCCGCGACGCGTCCTCCTTGCCCGCGGTGGCGACCCGCACGTTGCTGACCCCGGCGACGCTGAACGCGCCGTCCAGGCCGGCGAGGTCGGCGCCGGGCGCGGCGACGTACTGCAGGTCCCCGGCGGCGTAGGCCTGCAGGATCTTCGTCGCCGGCCCGAGCAGCACCTCGTTCTCGGCCGCGTCCGACTCCACCGTGACCGGCACGGGAGTTGGTGCGTCACCGCTGAACACCGGGCCCGGAGCGGTCACCAGCACCGCGCTGCCCGAGCGCATCACCGGCACCAGCAGGCGCAGCCAGTACGCCGGGCCCGCGCTGTACCCGGCGGGGACCTGCGGGCTGAACGCCGCCGACCCGCCCTTCTGCGGCGCAGCCGGCGCGGGGGGCTTGGTCCCGGTGCCGGCGGGGGTGAACGTGCGGACCCGGACCTGCACGGCCAGCACCGCGGCGTCGGACCCGACGCGGGCGGTGTCCTGCACGGTCGCGGAGTCGGCGAGCAGCACCGCGTCCCCGCCCCAGGAGCCGACGTCGGCGGCCTCGCTGAACGCCCCCGGGTACAGCCAGTGCTCCAGCGCCGCGGCCCGCTGCCCGGCCGCGGTCGTGCCGCCGGAGGACAGGTAGTCCAGGGCGAACCCGGTCGCGGTCGCGCCGGCGGCCTGCAGGCTCACCGGCGCGGTGTCCTCCCGTGCCGGGGTGTCGTCGGCGAGCACGTTGCGCACCGGCTTCACGACGAGCTGGATGAACCCGGCCAGCAGCAGCACCCCGACCGCGATGCGCTTGGCCCACGTCCACCAGCCCGCGCCGCGGCGCGCCCGGCGCCCGTCCTCGAACCCCTCATGCAGGCTCGCCGGGCGGGTCTGCTGCTCGGCCACGGCCCACGGATCCTCCGCGGCCGGCGGCGGCGCGGGCGGGCCCTCGGCCGCCAGCAGCTTCTTCCAGGCGCTCACCAGTCATCCTCCACATACGCGCAGTCCTCGAGCGGGTGCTGCCTACTTCCTACCGGTCGTTTCTGACAAGAAGTGAACCGGTATAAGAACTTGTGACCTCCTGCGACTGGGGCATTTGCCCAAGTCAGGGCCCTATTCGGAATAGTAGGCAGGAATACGACCGTAAGTAAAGGGATTGCGCTAACGGGTAGTCCGGTTCTAGGCTGTGCCGAGAACTCCAACCAGATGGGTGGGTCTGAGAAGATGAACCGCATGAGTCGTCTCGCGGTCACCGGCTTCCAAGCAGACGTCCTGCAGCGGCTCCGCCTCGAGCGCGGCATGACCCAGGAAGACCTCGCCATCCAGCTCGGCGTGAGCACCACATCCATCAGCAGCTGGGAGCACGGACGCTCCGTCCCCGACCCCGCGAACTACGCCCGCCTGCGTGCGACGTTCGGCGGCGACGATGCGTTGCTGCGCGAGGTCGACGAGCTGCGCGGGCTGGCCCAGCACCGCGCCCGCGCCGGCCTGAGCCAGCGCCAGGCCGCCGAGCAGACCGGCCTCACCCTCGCCGTGATCCAGCTCGTCGAACGCGGCGTGCGCCTGCCCACCGACAGCGAGCGGGCCGCCCTCGCCGCCGCCTACGGCATCACCGAGGACGAGGTCGCGCGGCTGAGCGAGAACCTGCACGCGCACCGCAAGGGAACCGCCCGATGATCGAGGTCCAGGCGCGGATCTTCGATCCCACCAGCGCCTCCATCGACGGGTACACCGTCACCCTGCGCCCCGAGGACCCCACCGTCTACAGCGCGATCCTGCGCCACGCCCGCACCCGGGCCCGCGAGGAGCAGCAACGCATCCAGCTGATCGCGCACGACCTCACCCGCGGCCAGCACGACACCCTGCACATCGACCCCGACGGCACCATCCAGCAGCACCCCGCCGCCGCAGCAGCTCCAGCGGCCGCCGCCAGTCCGCCGCCGGCACCGGGCGCCCCGCCGCCCGCGCAGACGCACTCGCCCGTGAGCGTCCCGCCGCTGCATGACTTCGTGCGGCCCGTCACGCCCGCGCCGGCGCGGGGCTGGCGCAAGCTCGTGCACACCCTCACCCGCGGCACCATCAACCCCGGCCCCTCCCCCGACGAGCAACGCCACCGCGACCTCCTCGACGCCGTGCGCACCCGCGCCACGCGGGCCGAAGTCATCGCGACCATCTGCCTCAAAGGCGGCATCGGCAAGACCAGCACCACCGCCGGCGTCGGGCTCACCCTCGCCCGCCACCGCGGCGACCGCATCATCGCCCTCGACGCCAACCCCGACGCCGGCGACCTGTACGAACGGACCTGCCCCGGCACTCCCCCAGCCACCCTCACCGACCTCGCCGCCCGAGCCGGCGACGTGGCGAGCATGACCGACCTCGCCCGCTACGCCGGCATCGCCGACCGGCTCTCCGTCATCGCCGGCGACCAAGAACCCACCATCAGCGAATCGCTATCCGCCGACGACTTCGTCACCGCCCTACGGGCCGTGCAGCACTACTACAACGTCGTCATGGTCGACTGCGGCACCGGCGTCACCCACCCGTCCATGGTCGGCATCCTCAGCAACGCCCGGCACGTCATCATCGCCGGCGGCTACGCCGTTTCCGGCGCCCGCCGCGCCGAAAGCACCCTGCGCTGGCTCGCCGCCAACGGCTACCAGCACCTCGCCCGCACCGCCGTCGTCGTGCTCACCCAGACCACCGCCGTCAGCAACATCGTCGACACCGCCGCCATCGAGAACACCCTCGCCCAGCTGTCGGCCACCGTCATCCGCGTCCCCCACGACCAAGCCGTCGCCGACGGCACCACCATCAGCCTCGACCGGCTCCAGTCCGCGACCACCGACTCCTACCTACAGATCGCCGCCAGCATCGCCCGCAACTTCCAGTAGGAACCGGGCTACGAGGACAACGGCCCGACCATGTCCCACCGACGCTAAACCGGAGGAAGAAGTGCAACATGTGTGATCAAACCGGCGTGCCTCGACCGCGATAGCGATATCGCTCCCTAGGGTGAATCCCATGGCCACCAGCCGCGACTACGTGCCGCCCACGAGGGCGTTCCAACTCAGGCTGACCGAATCCCAGCATCAGCAGCTCAAGAAGGCTGCCGCAGACGCGGGTATGACAGTCCAGGCGTACCTCGAGAAGACTGTCTTCGGTGAAGTGCGTCCGCGGGCCCAACAGGGGCCGCGACCTCACACGCGCAAGCAAGAGGAGTTGCCGTTGACCGGCTAAAAGACGCCTACAAGCGCCGAGGCTGAGCGGTGTCCACTCCCCTGCCTCGCAGAGCCCGCGCTTTCGTTGGATCCCTGTGCAACTTGCGCCGGGAAAGACGAAAGCCACCCGCCTAAATCCGCCAAGATTCCGGGTGGCTCTGTCGCAAATAACGCTCAAACGTCTGCGTCGAGGATAGCACCTCGACGCGGATTGGGAACAACTTTGCCGCGCAACCTCTCGTTGCGGCGCGTCGCCCTACCCTCAGGCCGCCGCGGCATCGCCCTCTCGCCCCGTCGCCACTCCCCCGGCGCAGACTCCACTCCCGCTCACCGCCTCTGGCGGCGATGCGGCGTACCCGGAGTCACCACATGGCGACCACCACCGAGACCCCCACTCACCTCCTCACGCCGCGCCGGATCGACCAGCTCGTCATCGAGCACTACGACCCGGCCGGCTACCCCGGCTATCCCGCCGAGCTCATCGCTGAATACGAGGCCAGCTGCGCCCAGGTCGAGGAGCTCGCGACCACGGGAGGCCGGCTCACCGACGCCGGCCTCACCATCGTGGAACAGCCTGAGCACCCCCAGCTCAGCGCCCACCTGGCGCGGGTAACCGCGCTGGATGAGCGCATGCGCGCTCTCGAGGGCCAGATCACGCGGCAGCTGACCCAGCGGCGCGAGCATCTCGATCAGCTCTACCGCGCGCTACCGCCCGTCGCGGCCGAGCGCCAGCAGCCCCACACCGCGCGCTACCTCGGCGCGCAGCAATGGCTGCTGCACGTCAGCGCCGCGTGCGCCGACGTCCGCCGCAATGACCAGCGCGCCAACATCCTCGCTGTCGCCGCCGCCCTCGCCGCGCACGCCCGCTCCGACGGCATCTTCCTTGCCGGCGTGGTCGAGGTCCAGGCCGCGGCCGGCATCGCGCACTCCACCTGGACCCGCGCCTACACCTGGCTCGCCCGCCGCGGCCTCGCCGCCACCCTGCACCCGGCCAGGCCGCTCACCCTGCTCGAGCGGGCGCTGGCCGTAGGCACCGAGAAGCACGCTCACGTGCGCCGCTGGAGAGCCGTCATCCAGTTGCAGCATGCATCCGCACGGGTCTGCCGACCGGCGAAATGGGTTCCCCCCAGCCGAAGGCTGGGGACCGCTCTTCCCCTCTGTAAGGAGAATGGTTCTACAGACCTACGGCCTGTGGACAACGGCGCTTCGCGCCGAACGGCCGCTCCTTCGTCGCGGCCAACAACCACGAGGAGGACTCGCCGGCGGTGGCGGCAGTTCGACGCCGCCACCAGCGTGCTCTGGAAACGGCTCCAGCTGCTCGCTGAGCGCCAAACCCGCACCTACCTGGGAAATCACCCCGACGTCCGGGCTCTTGGATCGCAGATTGACGCTCAGCGAGCCGCGATCATCGGCTGCCTGATGCGCTGTTCTCCCCTACGCGTCATGCCGCACCTCGCGAGGTTTGCGGCAGCCGACATCGAGCCCGCCTCATTGATCGCCGCAATCGAAGCCGCCGAATACCGCGCCGGCCGCGACCCCGCACGCCGCACTTGGAACGCCGACCGGCGGCTCATTGCTGCGCTCACCGCAGTCCAGTTGGACGACGTGCTGATTCCTGCCAGAGAGCAGGAACAACGCACACGCATGGGAACAGCTAACGCTGATTCCAGAGGGCGTCACGCGAACGAAGGATCGCGATGACGGACTTCTCGAGGTGTTGCGCACTAACACCATCGTCGCAACAACACGTGGCGAGCTGCAGTTCGCTTCTATCCAGCGCTTCCCGCATCCATTGACGTGCGCGACGCGGTGGCCCGCCGACCTGCATCGAGTGCACTCTCTCCAAAATCCAGTCCGGATCGCCCAGCGCCGCATCAATCGCGCGTTCGGCAAGCCCGTTGAGGTCGGTCCCCACTCGGTAGTCCTGGAGACGGGCTTTCAGCGTCCTCGCGTGGGCAACGCCCACGTAAGCGACCTCAAGATCGTCATTGCGAACCACGTACACGCCCGGTGAAGCAGGGGCGAGGTGAGCTTGCGACCGGAAAGTTCCCCATCGCGACCAGCCGTCGGGGTGGGTAGCGAGGACCTCAGCCCAGGCCTTATCGAATGCCATGGCGGGCACGATAGAGCAACCTGACGGTCGCCGGCACGGCGATAACGCACGCATTAATGCCGGACGTGAAGCACGCATTACAGCAAGAGGGGCGGCGTCGCCGTATTGCGAAGTAGTAGGACCGTAAGTAATCGTGTCACTGTCCGGCGCAGTAACGCAGGTAGTGGGGTACGCGGTAATAACGCGCAGTGCGGCGTGGCAACATCGAGTGACGTACTTGCTGCCGCAGGATGGCTCTTATGGCACCCCCTGATGCGCTCACTCGTGTACTCACCGTCGCCAACGGCAAGGGCGGGGTGGGAAAAAGCACCACGGCATGCAACCTCGCCGGCTTAGCGGCGCTTGCGGGATGGCGAGTTCTGCTCATAGATTTCGACCCGCAGGGCAATGACGGTCACATTCTTGGATACCGATGGGCGGGGCAGTCCGATGACGGTCGACACCTGGTCAACGCCA
Protein-coding sequences here:
- a CDS encoding plasmid mobilization protein, giving the protein MATSRDYVPPTRAFQLRLTESQHQQLKKAAADAGMTVQAYLEKTVFGEVRPRAQQGPRPHTRKQEELPLTG
- a CDS encoding TcpD family membrane protein; its protein translation is MDTMAASITLEGLKSVILGVLGVAFLIVLVVRIFNHWTKSDWGKMVGEVVVAVVVAIFVFFPDTALSIIKDIADGLTA
- a CDS encoding MinD/ParA family ATP-binding protein encodes the protein MIEVQARIFDPTSASIDGYTVTLRPEDPTVYSAILRHARTRAREEQQRIQLIAHDLTRGQHDTLHIDPDGTIQQHPAAAAAPAAAASPPPAPGAPPPAQTHSPVSVPPLHDFVRPVTPAPARGWRKLVHTLTRGTINPGPSPDEQRHRDLLDAVRTRATRAEVIATICLKGGIGKTSTTAGVGLTLARHRGDRIIALDANPDAGDLYERTCPGTPPATLTDLAARAGDVASMTDLARYAGIADRLSVIAGDQEPTISESLSADDFVTALRAVQHYYNVVMVDCGTGVTHPSMVGILSNARHVIIAGGYAVSGARRAESTLRWLAANGYQHLARTAVVVLTQTTAVSNIVDTAAIENTLAQLSATVIRVPHDQAVADGTTISLDRLQSATTDSYLQIAASIARNFQ
- a CDS encoding GIY-YIG nuclease family protein, which encodes MAFDKAWAEVLATHPDGWSRWGTFRSQAHLAPASPGVYVVRNDDLEVAYVGVAHARTLKARLQDYRVGTDLNGLAERAIDAALGDPDWILERVHSMQVGGPPRRARQWMREALDRSELQLATCCCDDGVSAQHLEKSVIAILRSRDALWNQR
- a CDS encoding helix-turn-helix domain-containing protein, producing MSRLAVTGFQADVLQRLRLERGMTQEDLAIQLGVSTTSISSWEHGRSVPDPANYARLRATFGGDDALLREVDELRGLAQHRARAGLSQRQAAEQTGLTLAVIQLVERGVRLPTDSERAALAAAYGITEDEVARLSENLHAHRKGTAR
- a CDS encoding conjugal transfer protein: MSAWKKLLAAEGPPAPPPAAEDPWAVAEQQTRPASLHEGFEDGRRARRGAGWWTWAKRIAVGVLLLAGFIQLVVKPVRNVLADDTPAREDTAPVSLQAAGATATGFALDYLSSGGTTAAGQRAAALEHWLYPGAFSEAADVGSWGGDAVLLADSATVQDTARVGSDAAVLAVQVRVRTFTPAGTGTKPPAPAAPQKGGSAAFSPQVPAGYSAGPAYWLRLLVPVMRSGSAVLVTAPGPVFSGDAPTPVPVTVESDAAENEVLLGPATKILQAYAAGDLQYVAAPGADLAGLDGAFSVAGVSNVRVATAGKEDASRTLAADVEWTLAGTTATVTQTYGLRLRGAGSSAPQLEHIGVLEPTRPDK
- a CDS encoding ATP-binding protein; protein product: MMSLFRSARRDGGPLSTPSALTRGLSTGPGGGWAWCTLPTRSTDELGAERLRSLTAEGAADLRQVLPKDVEWHIKVQWSRYSGAEHYAREAAKWAHGIPPGAEEYLRVQATRLDRLNLPRRQVLLGVRLDDPAARRSVSSRVLASSDTTRDAAARLDELAPLAAKWHARMAATSFAAYPSTVTELAWALRRDLRRTVAWLPDGPLAGAGQLARLRSGEVHVHPDHLRIQTDDGVRFLRALTSTVTGFPASSMTLPGGEWLRDLVSVEDDPDATSYPLEVSIRGRSLSAARAHRRISNALKLLKEQGREAAHGVAEEPPEAILEAREALMQRQAELSDGSVSMVEDNPIWLLEADTLEALERRTQQTLDAYSARRIELWPAENLQGELWRSTVLGDRLRVGDFAQFRPLGTLVGSWFHGGSAVGEDSGPLLGQNIGSTPGPYRARFTDSAQLGQPVTSAFLGQTGSGKSTALMLTAIAEARYGAWVFLLDMKGDLPGCVEVARMFDIPTLALEADAVTSGSMCPFGYMPVGAKSGMSAEQAVIDLLLMALRRSLADASEPLIRRAVQTVADYPEAADRSTYQVIEVLRHSTDPAAQALGSELRDLSTDPAFRPVAGRPAAQRHALPTEPGLVYMRFPGEFLPNRDAHRDEWTPSNRLTMTLLRATFIYATYMANRVKGIPKVVALPELHRITAYDVGKSMVKEVALMGRALDTSQILDTQACLELEGIDGLADQLSCVLAFHVQRPEEAEAQARLLGREADPQFIAGQQRLAKGECIARDRQNRIAPVYFDRLAAEIAEALDTTAKRDTDREDLAG